Proteins encoded in a region of the Mucilaginibacter sabulilitoris genome:
- a CDS encoding nuclear transport factor 2 family protein, translating to MLKLIIKLFNQNYAFYRMGLDNKNVLLKANAFVTEGNNEGFLSLCTEDIKWDFVGDKTLIGKEAVRAYMKEVYVKPPRFDVENLIAEGNIVTAIGKISTKDEDGKVIDYSYCDVWSFRDNKMAELKAFVIEIKPNK from the coding sequence ATGTTAAAACTTATAATAAAACTTTTTAATCAAAACTATGCTTTCTATAGAATGGGTTTAGATAACAAGAATGTGCTTTTAAAAGCAAACGCATTTGTTACTGAAGGTAATAATGAAGGATTTCTGTCTTTATGTACCGAAGATATAAAATGGGATTTTGTAGGCGACAAGACTTTAATAGGAAAAGAAGCCGTACGGGCATATATGAAGGAAGTATACGTGAAACCACCGAGGTTTGACGTTGAAAATTTAATAGCAGAAGGTAATATTGTCACAGCAATCGGCAAAATCAGTACGAAGGACGAAGATGGAAAAGTAATTGACTACTCCTATTGCGATGTCTGGAGTTTTCGCGATAATAAAATGGCTGAATTAAAGGCTTTCGTGATCGAAATCAAGCCAAATAAATGA
- a CDS encoding outer membrane beta-barrel family protein, protein MIPAFGQKGQTLLAVNGIVTDSLSKQPLGYVTVNLRDDAKQLVRTEVTKTDGAFKFEKLPSGKYFLSVINVGFNTKTLAVDLTKNTKPSINLGSIAIREQTTQLKTVNITADRPIIKQEVDKLTYDLKSDPDSKSNSVLEMMRKVPLLSVDGDDNILLKGNSGYRIFINGKPSSMMERDPKNILKSMPASTVQSIEVITNPSSKYDAEGMAGIINIVTNKKVNNGYNGTLNLSHVFPVGGPRLGGSFSSKQGKLELSGYFGGNVSNSPEVLSSITRLTTGSNPTRLNQNNTAEWDGKNGYAEVGISYEIDSLNLISGQFNINGNNQDGINTQSSVLSETGNMVQRYDLYNSNTAGGRGLNVGLNYQLGFKSSKQRLLTFSYQYYTFNNSQNAALAASNRVNYATPDYLQHNEGESSEQTLQVDYVQPVKKLNIEMGVKAIIRDNKSDFQYLGYNAATGNFEADPSRSNKFDNNQNVLGAYNSYNYTLQNWSFKAGARVEETLIDADFISTASQLNKNFFNIVPSVSINKQFKNTSTVNLGFSQRIQRPGIYQLNPFVDRSNPNFESSGNPNLRPAVSNNIQLGYSRTQKASLNLMLGYNYFNDLIMPVVIFDPATNITRNSFDNTGRARLFTFNSNINYPITKKWSSSFNGRIAHGRVQGIVNGQLVKNQGFMYGASLNSGYNFEQGWRVSTNVFLNGPNLSIQGTSNPYASVSFTVNKDVVKDKLSFSATVNNPFSKYRNNTRSSFGPDFTQTNINRAYFRGFTASLNYRFGKLKETVKKSKRGISNDDVQGAPSGN, encoded by the coding sequence ATGATCCCGGCATTCGGGCAGAAAGGGCAAACCTTACTTGCTGTAAACGGAATTGTAACCGATTCGCTATCGAAACAACCGCTCGGCTATGTAACAGTAAACCTGCGCGATGATGCAAAGCAGTTGGTACGCACGGAGGTGACCAAAACTGACGGGGCGTTCAAATTTGAAAAACTGCCATCAGGAAAATATTTTCTCTCGGTGATCAATGTCGGTTTTAATACAAAAACACTCGCTGTTGATCTGACGAAAAATACAAAACCTTCCATAAATCTGGGCAGCATTGCCATTAGGGAACAAACTACACAGCTTAAAACGGTGAATATTACGGCTGACAGGCCGATAATTAAACAGGAGGTTGATAAGCTAACCTACGACTTAAAGTCCGACCCCGACAGCAAAAGTAACAGCGTATTGGAGATGATGCGCAAAGTGCCTTTGTTAAGCGTAGACGGCGACGATAACATCCTTTTGAAGGGAAATAGCGGATACCGCATATTTATTAACGGCAAACCATCGAGCATGATGGAGCGCGACCCCAAAAATATACTCAAAAGCATGCCTGCTTCAACCGTTCAAAGCATCGAGGTAATTACCAACCCTTCGTCGAAGTATGATGCGGAGGGGATGGCAGGTATCATCAATATTGTAACGAATAAAAAAGTGAATAACGGGTATAATGGCACGCTAAACCTTAGCCATGTATTCCCGGTAGGCGGCCCGAGATTGGGCGGTTCTTTTTCGTCTAAACAGGGTAAGTTGGAACTATCAGGCTATTTTGGCGGGAATGTATCCAATTCGCCCGAAGTGCTCAGTTCCATAACAAGGCTTACTACAGGGAGCAACCCTACGAGGCTTAACCAAAATAACACTGCAGAATGGGATGGCAAAAATGGCTATGCCGAAGTTGGGATCAGCTACGAAATTGACAGCCTTAACCTTATTTCGGGGCAATTCAATATTAACGGAAATAACCAGGACGGCATCAACACGCAAAGTTCTGTTTTGAGCGAAACAGGCAATATGGTTCAGCGGTATGACCTGTACAATAGCAATACGGCAGGTGGCAGGGGCCTGAATGTGGGCTTAAATTACCAGCTGGGTTTCAAAAGCAGTAAGCAAAGGCTGCTCACCTTTTCGTACCAGTACTATACATTCAACAACAGTCAGAATGCGGCGCTGGCGGCATCAAATCGCGTGAATTATGCTACGCCTGATTACCTGCAACACAATGAAGGCGAATCGTCCGAACAGACTTTACAGGTAGATTACGTACAACCTGTAAAGAAGTTGAATATCGAAATGGGGGTGAAAGCAATTATACGTGATAACAAGAGTGACTTTCAATACCTCGGCTATAATGCAGCAACAGGTAATTTCGAGGCCGATCCGTCGCGAAGTAATAAATTCGATAATAATCAAAATGTATTAGGTGCATATAACAGCTATAACTATACCTTGCAAAACTGGAGCTTTAAGGCGGGTGCCAGGGTAGAGGAGACACTGATCGATGCTGATTTTATTTCTACCGCATCGCAGCTGAACAAAAACTTTTTTAATATAGTGCCTTCGGTAAGTATTAATAAGCAGTTTAAAAACACCAGTACCGTAAACCTCGGGTTTTCGCAAAGGATACAGCGCCCGGGTATATACCAGCTAAACCCCTTTGTAGACCGTTCGAACCCAAACTTCGAATCGTCGGGAAACCCCAACCTCAGGCCCGCGGTTTCCAATAATATCCAGTTGGGTTATAGCAGAACGCAAAAGGCTTCATTAAACCTGATGCTCGGCTATAATTATTTTAACGATCTGATTATGCCCGTTGTGATTTTCGATCCCGCCACGAATATTACGCGCAACAGTTTTGATAACACAGGAAGAGCCCGCTTGTTTACCTTCAACAGCAATATCAATTACCCCATCACCAAAAAATGGAGCTCATCGTTTAACGGAAGAATTGCACACGGCCGCGTACAGGGTATAGTAAATGGTCAGTTGGTGAAAAATCAAGGATTTATGTATGGTGCATCATTAAATAGCGGCTATAATTTTGAGCAGGGCTGGCGGGTTAGCACCAACGTGTTTCTGAATGGTCCCAACCTTTCTATCCAGGGTACGTCAAACCCATACGCCAGTGTATCGTTTACGGTTAATAAAGATGTAGTGAAGGATAAACTTTCGTTCTCGGCCACGGTAAATAACCCTTTCAGCAAATACAGGAATAACACCCGGAGTTCATTCGGGCCCGATTTTACCCAAACAAATATTAACCGCGCTTATTTCAGAGGTTTTACCGCCAGCCTGAATTACCGCTTTGGCAAACTGAAAGAAACGGTGAAGAAAAGCAAAAGGGGTATCAGTAATGACGATGTTCAGGGAGCGCCTTCGGGTAACTAA
- a CDS encoding sugar porter family MFS transporter, whose product MIDTINPVSLKKSSAYLYLVCVVAALGGFLFGFDTAVISGTVSLVKNDFSLSAVSEGWFVSCALLGCIIGVSFSGKLSDKYGRKIVLILAAILFVVSALGCMLSGSFTVLIIFRLIGGLGIGVASMVSPLYISEFSPSRYRGMMVSLYQLALTIGIVLAYFSNAYLANHAGDAHRAGSMQTIFSAEVWRAMLGLGALPAAIFLVSLFMVPESPRWLLLKGREQNAKAVLIKIDGEEAAAKEIEAFRAQDDNDDTSLTELFKPVYRKALWIGLLLPFLSQACGINAVIYYGPRILEQAGFTLNNALGGQVTIGLVNVVFTFVAIFTIDKWGRKPLLFAGVGGAVVSLLVIGALFAMGITSGPWILIFILAFISCFAFSFGPVCWVVVGEIFPNAIRGKAMALSTLSLWVGNFLVGQLTPVMLEGLGSSWTFWLFAICCSPALWITWKLLPETKGRSLENIEHYWKETYKGKA is encoded by the coding sequence ATGATAGATACAATAAATCCTGTCTCCTTAAAAAAGAGTAGTGCTTACCTGTACCTGGTGTGCGTTGTGGCAGCACTTGGCGGGTTTTTATTTGGGTTTGATACGGCGGTTATTTCCGGTACGGTTAGTTTGGTAAAGAACGATTTTAGCTTGAGCGCGGTTAGCGAAGGCTGGTTCGTAAGCTGCGCCCTGCTTGGCTGCATTATTGGGGTAAGTTTTTCAGGTAAACTGAGCGACAAGTATGGCCGTAAGATAGTATTGATATTAGCAGCCATATTATTTGTGGTATCGGCGCTGGGTTGTATGCTGTCGGGTTCTTTTACGGTACTTATAATTTTTAGACTGATTGGTGGATTGGGTATCGGTGTGGCCTCTATGGTATCGCCTTTATATATCTCAGAGTTCTCACCGTCCCGCTACCGCGGGATGATGGTATCGCTTTATCAGCTGGCTTTAACTATTGGTATTGTACTCGCCTACTTCTCAAACGCTTACTTAGCTAACCACGCGGGCGATGCGCACCGTGCCGGCAGTATGCAAACCATATTTTCTGCCGAGGTGTGGCGGGCCATGCTCGGGCTGGGCGCTTTACCCGCCGCTATTTTCCTGGTATCGTTATTTATGGTGCCCGAGTCGCCAAGATGGCTGCTGCTTAAAGGACGGGAGCAAAACGCAAAAGCCGTACTCATTAAAATTGACGGAGAAGAAGCTGCCGCAAAGGAAATTGAGGCCTTTAGAGCACAGGACGATAACGACGATACCTCGCTTACGGAACTTTTTAAACCAGTTTACCGCAAAGCGTTATGGATAGGGCTGTTATTGCCATTCCTATCGCAGGCGTGCGGTATAAATGCAGTAATTTATTACGGTCCGCGCATACTGGAACAGGCCGGGTTTACGCTGAACAATGCGCTTGGCGGTCAGGTAACCATTGGGCTGGTTAATGTGGTTTTTACTTTTGTGGCCATTTTTACCATTGATAAATGGGGGCGCAAGCCTTTGCTTTTTGCAGGTGTAGGCGGCGCGGTGGTTTCGCTGCTCGTCATTGGCGCATTATTCGCGATGGGCATTACATCAGGCCCGTGGATATTGATCTTCATCCTGGCATTTATTTCCTGTTTCGCCTTTTCTTTCGGCCCGGTTTGCTGGGTGGTAGTGGGAGAGATCTTCCCCAACGCCATCCGAGGCAAGGCCATGGCATTGTCAACATTATCCTTATGGGTAGGCAACTTTTTGGTTGGCCAGCTAACCCCTGTTATGCTGGAGGGTCTGGGCTCGTCATGGACGTTTTGGCTGTTCGCCATCTGCTGTTCACCCGCACTTTGGATAACCTGGAAACTGCTCCCCGAGACCAAGGGTCGTTCGCTCGAAAATATTGAGCATTACTGGAAGGAAACCTACAAAGGCAAGGCATAA
- a CDS encoding toll/interleukin-1 receptor domain-containing protein, giving the protein MAKAFISYSHADEKIKEKLHTHLAILRREGKIDAWQDQEILVGANLNQTISFALSSSELFIAIVSPDYLNSNYCYEKEFQQALELQTAGKIIVVPIIAEHCDWLNSPFREIKAVPNDGETN; this is encoded by the coding sequence ATGGCCAAAGCTTTCATATCCTATAGTCATGCTGACGAAAAGATTAAAGAAAAATTACATACCCATCTTGCAATTTTAAGACGTGAAGGTAAAATCGATGCCTGGCAGGATCAAGAGATATTGGTGGGGGCGAATCTTAATCAAACTATTTCATTTGCGCTATCGTCTTCTGAATTATTTATTGCTATTGTAAGCCCGGATTATCTCAATTCTAATTACTGTTACGAAAAGGAATTTCAACAAGCATTGGAACTCCAGACAGCTGGAAAGATAATTGTAGTTCCAATTATAGCTGAACATTGTGATTGGTTAAATTCACCGTTTCGGGAAATCAAAGCAGTACCTAACGACGGGGAAACCAATTAG
- a CDS encoding SPW repeat domain-containing protein, producing MGFITKKIHAYLDYPVAVALIVLPFVLGLGNSNPLALQLSVGTGIAAFILTLLTDHQLGVFRIIPYKGHLAVDALVGIVFVIAPFVFSFQGVDAYYYWIIGGSVLFVVSLHKAETTASL from the coding sequence ATGGGATTTATAACCAAAAAAATACATGCTTATTTGGATTATCCGGTAGCTGTAGCACTCATCGTATTACCGTTTGTGTTAGGATTGGGAAATTCTAACCCGCTCGCTCTTCAATTATCGGTCGGAACAGGAATCGCGGCTTTTATCCTTACACTATTGACTGACCATCAATTGGGCGTTTTTCGAATTATCCCTTACAAAGGACATTTAGCGGTAGATGCGCTGGTAGGAATTGTGTTTGTGATCGCACCGTTCGTATTTTCGTTTCAAGGAGTGGATGCCTACTACTATTGGATAATCGGCGGATCGGTTTTATTTGTAGTGAGTTTACATAAGGCGGAGACAACAGCAAGCTTGTAA
- a CDS encoding Fic family protein, which translates to MEIANLIKKYNDLRISEVIDHDRFNLIAIDHHSTRIEGSTLTEVETQVLINEGRTPNGKPLKESLMVTDHHAALLFTIESAKAKKALNVYLLQEINALVMKNTGKVYNTMLGTVDSRTGAFRKGNVTAGVSYFPNFDNVERLTRDLIKKLNEAINSPLSIAEQLNLSFDAHFSLVSIHPYYDGNGRTSRLLMNYIQAYYNLPLAIVQSENKAAYIQALIDTRQHENIEIFREFMAGKYSFLLNQEIEKFEEMKKPSKGRGFNFLF; encoded by the coding sequence ATGGAAATAGCTAACCTGATAAAAAAGTATAATGACCTTCGAATAAGCGAAGTGATCGACCACGATCGGTTTAACTTGATTGCTATTGACCATCATTCCACAAGAATTGAGGGGTCGACGTTAACCGAGGTGGAAACACAGGTTTTGATAAATGAGGGACGCACTCCCAATGGCAAACCATTGAAAGAGAGCTTGATGGTTACAGATCATCATGCCGCTTTACTTTTTACGATCGAAAGCGCAAAAGCAAAAAAAGCATTAAACGTTTATCTATTGCAAGAAATCAATGCTTTAGTTATGAAAAATACGGGTAAAGTATATAATACTATGTTAGGTACTGTGGATTCCCGAACCGGAGCATTTAGAAAAGGCAATGTCACTGCAGGTGTTTCATATTTCCCAAATTTTGACAACGTAGAGCGTTTGACTAGAGATTTAATAAAAAAACTTAATGAGGCTATTAATTCTCCTTTATCTATAGCTGAGCAATTAAATCTTTCTTTTGATGCGCACTTTAGCCTTGTAAGTATACATCCATATTATGATGGTAATGGCAGGACATCCCGATTGTTAATGAATTATATTCAAGCCTATTATAATCTTCCTTTGGCAATCGTACAAAGTGAAAATAAAGCAGCTTATATTCAGGCATTAATTGATACTCGCCAACACGAAAACATTGAAATATTTCGTGAGTTCATGGCTGGCAAGTATTCGTTTTTACTTAACCAAGAAATTGAAAAGTTTGAGGAGATGAAAAAGCCATCAAAAGGAAGAGGCTTTAATTTCCTTTTTTAA
- a CDS encoding class I mannose-6-phosphate isomerase, with amino-acid sequence MNIDIKNDKRAAKVETELRKTAQFLMPAQLNGDFNTKGGYNIYPACAIGRGKIFNGFNSLAQYIIDQKAVVIDGYAGVFWDKIQEGLQACFAEAGLSVNWIKTADLLKPAQEVEKLIEPFLGEYESVWGTKTTLTLNDLYDTDITRQNADDTRDINIIIGTGAALADWDVPVIYIDLPKNELQFRMRAGSITNLGVANANEPFQMYKRFYFVDWVMLNNHKKNILERIAVVADGQWPGTINWMRKADLDEGLKKISQSVVRVRPWFEPGAWGGQWMKDNINNLNKDVVNLAWSFELIVPENGLVFESDGNLLEVSFDTLMFSNNQQILGKHADRFGDEFPIRFDFLDTFDGGNLSIQCHPTVKYIQETFGEKITQDETYYILDCQDNARVYLGFQDSINPEEFRNVLEESQETGNEMEIEKYVQSHPAQKHDLFLIPNSTVHSAGAGNMVLEISATPYIFTFKMYDWVRLDLEGNPRPINIDHAFNNLDFSRKGEQVYRELVSKPEVIEKGAGYQLVHVPTHAEHFYDVHRIEFDSQVTLDTNNVCHVMMLVEGKAVLLETADGSKHEFAYAETFVVPAAAGSYILTNLGEGGAKVIKAFLK; translated from the coding sequence ATGAATATTGATATCAAAAATGACAAGCGAGCAGCAAAAGTGGAAACGGAACTGCGAAAAACAGCTCAATTTTTAATGCCGGCACAACTAAATGGTGACTTTAATACCAAAGGCGGTTACAATATTTACCCTGCCTGCGCTATAGGCCGGGGTAAAATATTCAATGGTTTTAATTCTCTTGCCCAATACATTATCGACCAAAAAGCTGTTGTGATCGATGGTTATGCCGGCGTTTTTTGGGATAAGATACAAGAAGGGCTGCAGGCATGCTTTGCAGAAGCAGGCTTAAGTGTTAACTGGATCAAAACTGCGGATCTATTAAAGCCTGCTCAGGAAGTTGAAAAACTTATTGAGCCATTTTTAGGGGAATACGAATCTGTTTGGGGTACAAAAACCACTTTAACGTTAAATGATCTCTATGATACGGATATCACGAGGCAGAATGCAGACGATACCAGAGACATCAATATTATTATAGGTACCGGCGCTGCATTAGCAGACTGGGATGTGCCAGTTATTTATATCGACCTGCCAAAGAACGAGTTGCAGTTCAGGATGCGCGCGGGCAGCATTACCAACCTGGGTGTCGCAAACGCCAACGAGCCGTTCCAGATGTACAAGCGTTTTTATTTTGTGGATTGGGTAATGCTGAATAACCACAAAAAAAACATACTCGAGCGTATTGCTGTGGTGGCTGACGGCCAATGGCCCGGCACCATCAACTGGATGCGTAAGGCCGACCTGGACGAAGGGTTAAAAAAGATCAGCCAATCAGTTGTTCGGGTCCGCCCGTGGTTTGAGCCCGGTGCATGGGGTGGGCAGTGGATGAAGGACAACATCAACAATTTAAATAAAGACGTGGTGAACCTCGCGTGGTCGTTTGAACTGATAGTGCCCGAGAATGGTTTGGTATTTGAAAGCGACGGCAACCTGCTGGAGGTATCGTTCGATACCCTGATGTTTAGCAACAATCAACAAATACTGGGTAAGCATGCCGACCGTTTTGGCGATGAGTTCCCTATCCGTTTCGACTTTTTGGATACGTTTGATGGCGGTAACCTCTCTATTCAATGCCACCCTACGGTAAAGTACATACAGGAAACCTTTGGCGAAAAAATCACACAGGATGAAACCTATTACATCTTAGATTGCCAGGACAACGCCCGTGTTTATTTGGGTTTCCAGGATAGCATCAACCCCGAAGAATTTAGGAATGTGCTGGAAGAGAGCCAGGAAACAGGTAATGAGATGGAGATTGAAAAGTACGTGCAGTCGCACCCGGCCCAAAAGCATGATCTGTTCCTGATCCCGAACAGTACGGTACATAGCGCCGGCGCGGGCAACATGGTATTAGAGATAAGTGCCACACCATACATTTTTACCTTTAAAATGTACGATTGGGTACGTCTTGATCTGGAAGGCAACCCACGACCTATCAATATAGACCACGCCTTTAACAACCTTGATTTTTCTCGCAAAGGCGAACAGGTTTACCGCGAATTAGTCTCAAAGCCGGAGGTTATTGAGAAGGGCGCAGGCTACCAGCTTGTACACGTGCCAACACATGCCGAGCATTTTTACGATGTACACCGCATTGAATTTGATAGCCAGGTAACGTTAGATACCAACAACGTATGCCACGTGATGATGCTGGTAGAAGGTAAAGCGGTGCTGCTTGAAACCGCCGATGGCTCCAAACATGAATTTGCCTACGCAGAAACATTTGTAGTGCCTGCTGCGGCTGGTTCATACATATTAACCAACCTGGGCGAAGGCGGTGCAAAAGTGATTAAAGCATTTTTAAAATAA